The region TtgggaacaaaaacaatggaaagcgtctttaaaaaaattaaactctcACTAGATCCATGAGTTttatcattacaaaaaaaagaacagaaaaaaaatcaaaacaaaattcaaaaacacagcTGGATGTATTTAGGATGGAATGAGGTCAGTATTATCTGGCACCGAGGGAGATTGGAAAATAGGAGAAGACGAAAGAAATTTAATTATCTTTAACTGTTCTGTCTCCACATAGTTTACTTTTAAAGCACATAAAGCACATGATCTCGTGAAACAAAAAGACTTTGAAAGGTTGTGAAAAATAATGCTACACAATAACGCCCTCAAGTGGCGAACTGCAGTATTACCTAAAAAAAGAGTTAAGTTTCGGTTTCCAATCAGCAGAAACGACACCGAGCATTTCCTTCTCCTCTTGGACCGAGCGGCTCCTCGACCACAGCTGCATTCGCCGCTTGCCTTCAGGGCGGAAGCGCTCCTGTAGGAGCTATGGAGGCCGAAATATTAAAGTTCATCTGCGCTAATCAAGGAGCAGTTGATGCTGAAGAGTTGATGTTCAACCTTTTCCCAGGGGAGTCCACGACTGAGGTGATTTCCAACCAAAGCAAGTTTGCCTTGTGTTCCAGCAATAGGAAGCAGAGAGTGGTGGCCAGGACCAGCCTGAGACTGTGCAGGAAGAAAGACTGCCCGGGGACGTGCGGGGGTCTACATCTGTGTAGAAACTTCCTCTTCTCCGGCTCCTGTCACTTCCTACAGAGGTAAATATCTTGGTGACGTTAGGGTTGCTTTAGAGGGAAACGAGATGGTTGTCACGTCTTTACGCATTCAGTTAAAACCAGTGCTGTCAAAGCTAACTAGACGGCGGAGTTGGAGTTCTTAGTTCTCCTGGTCGAAGGCCTTATCAACCGTGGTGCGTTCAAGTGTTGGGGTAAAATATGAGATGTGACACAAGACTGGCGAGTACACGAAGAACATCATTTACAGTATGACCATATAATCTAAGTAGAGTTTTGAAATGACGTCTTTGAAAGGGCTTGACTGTGATTTCTTTCTCTATGTTAACAGTGACATTATTGCtcaattgttttacttttctacaGTCGAAGCTAGCTTTACCTGCTGCTGTTATGACAAAGAAGTATCGTTAAAGTCGAGGCGTGTTATATATCTAATCCAACCAgtaagagaaaaacaagcaatcattttatttgatcttttttatttatattgtaaCACCATTTAtataatcaaaaatataaacgagcttgacattttgaatttccttttatatttactgaaaatataaacttaaCTGCACATAAAAATTTGAAGTTGATCAGATTTTTCGTATTCTGGcacttaattttattaactAAGTTTATTCATCACCAGTGGTATCACTGCCCATAAACAGTCGTCACAATTAATTAAAGCctattcaaaattaaaatgaggtattttggtaaaattaataaacaaacaaattaaggaaaataacttttaaaaatataagtcAAAAATTAAGAAAGCAGCTGCAGAGTAAAATCCACAAATCTAAAAGGTGAAGGTGACTTAAGTTTACCTTAAACATGTGTAAGGTCATGACCCAAAACATAAGTGTCAtggcaaaatttaaaataaatttcaaatggGTTTCAACACCATCACCACACAAATTTCACAATAAGTTTCCCCATCAAAAGCAAGAGCAGAAAATAATGTGGAACAATAATTCAGTTCCTCCTTCAAAGTCAAATCCAAATCTGTCTATTTAGTACTGTATGAAGAAGTTCTTGCTTTTCTAAGGTGCTGTGTGTCGTGAAAAAAGAAACCCACAACAATAAATTTAGATACAGTATCAATAAGTTGAGcacaagttaaataaaataaatatgtggaCCAATAGATGGTATATGTCAAGTAAAATCCCAACAATGTGTGTCTAACAAGGAGAGTTTATTAGTATGCAAcacaaatggaaagaaatattaaatggCATGCTTAAGCATAATAGAAATTATAATGACAACGCTGACAGGATGTATGTAACTATTGTGCAGCGGTATGATTTactttaattgatttaattaattgaGGTATTTATAAATCCCATCATCTCAGATTGGTTTGACAGATGTTGAATGAAAGAGGCCCGTTAATAGAGCCTTGAGGAATCCCATAAGTGATATTTCTTTGCTCAGCTTTAGGATTATGAGCAGGAACAAAATGGTTTCGGTCTGTCTAAAAGGACCTGAACCAGTTCAGAACAGTACTAGATAATCCTGTATTTCCAGtttacacattttcaaatcttCAAACAGATAAATTGCCTCGAAAATGTTTAGTATTTCAGGTACCAGAGTTATTTGAGGAATCATTTCTGCCCAAAATGTaggaaacacaaaaagtgtGGTGGTCACTTTCTTGTGTTACTATAGGGTTAGAAAAATTTATTGAAGATATCAGTTATCAGCCATTACAGTAATATTAATGTTGGTTAACATTATTGaccaaaccttttgaaacaGTGCATCCTTACTAGGAATCATGAACCGTATacaaaacttgttttgaaaTTGATAAGCACGTCTTTTTAAATTGGTCCTTATGAATCTTTGTGTATTCTTCCCCAACAGAAGAGGCTGCAGTTTCACCCACGTTCTGAACTCTGACTACAACCAAAGGCTGCTGGAAGAACATGAGCTGGAGGGCCTGAGCAGGGCGGAGCTGTGtacgctgctgctgcagagcgaCAACACCATACTGCCTGCTGTAAGTCCACCGACGTTTTTACATTCACATCAGAAACAACGACGATTATACTGGATTGCACTGTGTTTGAgcgtttttcttctgttttcctcagATATGCTTTGATTACAATAACGGTGATGGAGAATTTGGCCGGTGTACGAGCGGTTTAGCTTGTGAAAGACTCCACATCTGCCTGAAGTCCCTGAcccaaagctgcagctgctccagagcCCACGACTTTACAGCTTTTCAGCCGAAGAAGGTCTTGCATGATAAGATGGTGCCAGATGACATGCTTCGCTCGTTGAGGTCCGTTTACGTGAATCGAGAAGCATTGAGGTACTTTAACAGAGGCGAAGCTCGTATGGGTCACAGGGGTAACGGCAGCTCCAACCATGGGCTGAATTCAAGTCGCAGGCCGGGCTATAGAGGGAGAGGCGGCAATAGAGGCAACCGGGGGCCCAGAGGTAGAGGTATGAGGGGCAGCAGGGGCAATAGAGGAAACTCCAGACAGCAAGAAATAGACACCCGTAGTGACCTTGTGGAGGACCTTGATTGGTGGGCTATTGTCACTGGAGACAAACTTTCTGAAACCAAGAGTGAGCAAGGAGATTTCAGGTCATCCAGCAGTGACGTCTCTGCTGCTGGCTACGACTTCGATTCAAGAAGTGACTGTGGTTTCAATACAGAGCAGAAGCACTGGAGCCGAGGGAGAGGGAGAGCTGCCTACAGGGGATACAGAGGAGCCAGGGATCCGAGGGGAGGCAGAGGGGGCAGAGGGGGCAGCGGAAACGGCGGTAACAACCTCGCGCAGCTACGAAGCACTTCCTTCAGTGACATCTGGGGTGAGTTCAGTGGCTTGAACCTGGACACCCGAAGCAAGAGTCCCCTGCCAAGTTTAAGTTCGTCAAACAGTGACGTCtctgccgccgccgccgacTCCGAGGCGAGCAGCAATAGGAGGAAAAAGCGTAGTCGAAGTCGCAATCGGACTTCAGCGAATAAAGGGAGAGGCGGCAACCAACCAGGGATCCGAAGAGCGTCCGCCGTCGATGAAATGATTGGTGCGGCTGGTGGCCAAGAGGAAAATGGAGCAGGTGACCAGAAaggcagacaaaaaaacaaacctgtcaAAGGTAAATACACCAACTATAGAAATGGatgaaataatgtttcaaaGTGCGTAGCCAAAGTTAATTtagtggttttttttatttttactagatAAAACCGAGATATGCATGTACTTCATTAAAGGCTACTGCAAGCATGATGGTAAGTTACTGCCCATCATTCCACATGGTACCTGTTTCCTTTCCTTGTTTCGCCacacatgtttttattgatggttgttttttcagacaaatgttttaaagctcaCGACAAGATGCCGTACAGATGGCAGGTCCAGGACGGAGGCCAGTGGAAGGCCTTGCCTGACAACGAGACAATTGAAAAGGAATACTGTGATCCCAGCAACACGTACAGGTATTCTGCTCTAACGGCCACAAACCTTCTTCTCAACTgtcacagaaaggaaaaaaatgagctGCTTTTGTTTGGTCTCATTCAAGTTTCTTGACAAATCATCTTTTTTAAGTGTGTAACAAGATCTTACAAGATAATAGTGCCATGATATTTCTCGTTAAAGTGAAGTCTGTATCAGCATGTTACGTCTCTTGGTGAATTAAATTTAAGCTGATGCCATGAGCTCCAAATCAAAGTTTTAGTGGTTTCAGCTTCATGTCCTGTTTGAAACTCTTAtttagaagaaagaaacaaagtagTTCTCCAGTTGACCTGCTGTGTTGACTATTGGCTAGCAAAGTCTTTTTTGCTAGCCAATAGTTGACAGCATGTTACTAGTTACTAAAGCATTTAAGAAGCCTTTTCTTCCTTAAATCATTACTATGTCACATTTTGATTTCTTGCTAGAGTGGACAAAGTAAGGAGTAACAAGCAACAGTGGAATGATTTATAAACAGTAGCATAACTGGTTAACAGCTAGCTGCTAACATCTTTAAAGTTAGCTACAGAGCTTCCTGTTTCTTGACTctaaaacaaactgtttcttttcaaagaatctga is a window of Gambusia affinis linkage group LG23, SWU_Gaff_1.0, whole genome shotgun sequence DNA encoding:
- the si:ch73-252i11.1 gene encoding protein mono-ADP-ribosyltransferase PARP12 isoform X4, producing MEAEILKFICANQGAVDAEELMFNLFPGESTTEVISNQSKFALCSSNRKQRVVARTSLRLCRKKDCPGTCGGLHLCRNFLFSGSCHFLQRRGCSFTHVLNSDYNQRLLEEHELEGLSRAELCTLLLQSDNTILPAICFDYNNGDGEFGRCTSGLACERLHICLKSLTQSCSCSRAHDFTAFQPKKVLHDKMVPDDMLRSLRSVYVNREALRYFNRGEARMGHRGNGSSNHGLNSSRRPGYRGRGGNRGNRGPRGRGMRGSRGNRGNSRQQEIDTRSDLVEDLDWWAIVTGDKLSETKSEQGDFRSSSSDVSAAGYDFDSRSDCGFNTEQKHWSRGRGRAAYRGYRGARDPRGGRGGRGGSGNGGNNLAQLRSTSFSDIWGEFSGLNLDTRSKSPLPSLSSSNSDVSAAAADSEASSNRRKKRSRSRNRTSANKGRGGNQPGIRRASAVDEMIGAAGGQEGNGAGDQKGRQKNKPVKDKTEICMYFIKGYCKHDDKCFKAHDKMPYRWQVQEGGQWKALPDNETIEKEYCDPSNTYSSGSPPVHFDTMTRGGNKVRRLTTVNSLVEPTFIHTTEWLWYWQDEFGKWNLYGPDSAGRKSSDIRSETLEQKFLDNESEVEFSAGSQSYSLSFQDMIQTNKHYRTKRLVSRRPLFVSAADVRTKKVRKPPAIFSPVPDHWDKTQIPPTGFSRVAVPRTSDEFQKIEARFHSTLRGFDIVKIERIQNKALWEVFQLQKTQMKNNNSGREVEEKQLFHGTDSKHINAICLNNFDWRICGVNGTAYGKGSYFARDAKYSHSYTGDSDVKTMFVSRVLVGSYTKGDSSYVRPPSKDGGVINFYDSCVNDIANPSIFVVFEKHQIYPEYLLTYKTTQPLVDRYSSASMYQGSTASNQANSSDNSCLIA
- the si:ch73-252i11.1 gene encoding protein mono-ADP-ribosyltransferase PARP12 isoform X3; the encoded protein is MEAEILKFICANQGAVDAEELMFNLFPGESTTEVISNQSKFALCSSNRKQRVVARTSLRLCRKKDCPGTCGGLHLCRNFLFSGSCHFLQRRGCSFTHVLNSDYNQRLLEEHELEGLSRAELCTLLLQSDNTILPAICFDYNNGDGEFGRCTSGLACERLHICLKSLTQSCSCSRAHDFTAFQPKKVLHDKMVPDDMLRSLRSVYVNREALRYFNRGEARMGHRGNGSSNHGLNSSRRPGYRGRGGNRGNRGPRGRGMRGSRGNRGNSRQQEIDTRSDLVEDLDWWAIVTGDKLSETKSEQGDFRSSSSDVSAAGYDFDSRSDCGFNTEQKHWSRGRGRAAYRGYRGARDPRGGRGGRGGSGNGGNNLAQLRSTSFSDIWGEFSGLNLDTRSKSPLPSLSSSNSDVSAAAADSEASSNRRKKRSRSRNRTSANKGRGGNQPGIRRASAVDEMIGAAGGQEENGAGDQKGRQKNKPVKDKTEICMYFIKGYCKHDDKCFKAHDKMPYRWQVQDGGQWKALPDNETIEKEYCDPSNTYSSGSPPVHFDTMTRGGNKVRRLTTVNSLVEPTFIHTTEWLWYWQDEFGKWNLYGPDSAGRKSSDIRSETLEQKFLDNESEVEFSAGSQSYSLSFQDMIQTNKHYGTKRLVSRRPLFVSAADVRTKKARKPPAIFSPVPDHWDKTQIPPTGFSRVAVPRTSDEFQKIEARFHSTLRGFDIVKIERIQNKALWEVFQLQKTQMKNNNSGREVEEKQLFHGTDSKHINAICLNNFDWRICGVNGTAYGKGSYFARDAKYSHSYTGDSDVKTMFVSRVLVGSYTKGDSSYVRPPSKDGGVINFYDSCVNDIANPSIFVVFEKHQIYPEYLLTYKTTQPLVDRYSSASMYQGSTASNQGSTASNQGSTASNQANSSDNSCLIA